The genomic region GATATGATATGCCAATGGATTTTAGAGCATATGTTCAAAGTAAGGGTCGGGCACGCCACAGCTCGAGTAGTTTTATAATCTTAGTACAAGATGATGATGTAGACTTTCTTCAAAGATATTATCATTACCAAAAGACGGAAATGCATTTGAAAAAGGTGACCagtaaataattacttaataacTACATTCACACACTGATGATAAAAAGATCATAAGACCAAATGTTCTTCTTTTtccaatttataaatttatcttgtttgcaaaaatatttaaataggtGCTTATATTATCAGCTGACATTAGAATGATTTAATGCCAAATGGATATcaaatacaacaaaattatgtgtattaattggcaaatttttataattgtaaatcttTGCAAAACTATCTTTGTAAAACTATCATggcaaaaatattcataattaaagaggaaatatatttttacatgtattataagatcatttttattttcaaagtaattaGAATTATAACGAAATTTTGATGATATATTTTCAGCTATTtcagtaataatataattattaaagaaatatattatgtaataatataatttaatactaaaataaacaatttaattgaaatatgatAAACCAAATTAAAATACGATAATCACACGAagttaattaaaactaaaaaataaattgtctttattattagattttgatGGGACAAAGTGAACAACGCACATTGCCTACACAAGATGACATTATAAAATGTCTATATACTGATTTTGAAATCATGCCATACGTAGTGAAACGTAATGATGTTGTGGAATGTTCCATATCAGAGATAGCtgcgattaatttaataaatatgtattgcaGTACTTTACTTAAATCTAAATTCAGTTGTCTGGTTCCAATTTGGAAGTTATATGAAGGGAAATCTGGTGACATGACATTATATATGGTATTATACATATTCTTTGCCATTTATTTCTCATAATTCATAAACagtgtttatatttattgtgtatacatataaactCTGCAGATTTCACTAAAATTACCAAACTTGTCGCCATTGAAAACTGAAGTTTATGGTGATTATATGAAGAGTATAGAAGGTGCTAAACGATCTGCTGCTATGAAGACTTGCATAAAATTGCACGAAGCAGGTGCATTGACAGACAAACTATTACCCGCAACTGACGATGAAGTCACGGAAAATTCGGATTTTTTGTGTCCAAATTGGATAGACGAAGACAATTATTTATCTGGCACATATAAGAAAAAGCGAGAACATAAGCTAGAGGtaagtatacattttatatgtatatattaagggagagattttatttgtaattatttatatacagagtgttaAAAAAAGTGGTacatattcttagaatattcattaaaataagaacaaaaggAGATGCTCTACGcgatctgaaaataaaaatatcatgtcTACCATTTCCTATGTAGAATAATAGATTTCCATTAGACTTCTATTGACTTTTAAACTgcacaaaataacaaaaatctacTACTCTTTGCTTACAAAAACCTTGCATTGGTCTACAATTTTAATACTTGATAACAAATATATGAATGCTCACTTCCTCTTTCaacttattcttttttttactggTCGTGCTATCTCTACAGTGCAGTAAAGTTTAATTGTAAGTCATATTGAGTGAATACAAATGTTCGTGtccgatttattattaaaacttgagCAGTAATTtgacatgtatattttttttattaatcaatgcTATTATAATCGCTGTTGTTTTTACAATCCTTTATCCAACGTTAAGGAAGAACACGAATGCCTTGATCATAAAATGGATTTGGTTTTACGAACATGTCATAAATGAAACATTCCTTCGTTcattttcaaagatattttttcaccATAAATTCAATCAAAACACAAGTTTTCACATAAATAATCATTGAATACCTATCACAGATGTGTAATATATTCACATAACAATCAATAGCGTTACCATATAACTGTTGACATCTATTAGAATTGGGCACAAACTTTTGCATTTATTCAATACATTTATCAACTAGTCATTTGTTATGTAACAATGCAAAATTGTTGTAAGCAGAgagcaatacattttttttctgtgtaatttaaacaataagtaggctaataaaaatctattatgcCACACGAAAAATGGCAGATataattttctgatttttacaataaaaattggcCCATATCTCAACAAGTATTTGTTTTGAGATCTATGTTACTAGATGTTTTTTATTGTTTGGAAGAATACTACCTGCTCTCAAAGTACGTAACTTTTTCAACACcctgtttatattatttataataaattcacacgcatgcacgcgtgcatatacacacgcacatacaaCAGTTgttaacttataaaaattttgcagcaTCCGCTAGCGTTTTATGGTGCATACCCACAACCGGAACAGTCATTATACCTTCATGTTATCAATTTTACTTCTACTTATCCTGTAACGAGCTGCGATAATAGACGcatagttttttataatttgctaaATGACAAAAGTGGCTTTGGTATTCTTTCCACAAAGAGTTTGCCAAAGGTAAAGAGACGTTTActaacattttgcaaaattaagtttaaattgttaatcatgtgtgttaatacaatttttttatatttgtcagaTACCCTCGTTTCCGATTTTTATGAAGGATGGTCAATTAAATGTCAATGTAATATCTGACTATACAACGATAATATTGAACAATGATGACATCGAATTGCTTAAGAGATTTCATTTCTTATTGTTCActaatattatttctgttattaaaagCTTTATGATTTTCGATAATCACAATCTTGAAAATTCCTTCTTAATTGTTCCATGTAAGTATGgttatattatatgtatcgTAACATAATTTAGCATTACTGTATTACGTAAATTTCTAGCTTCATGTTTAGTAATGAGAGCGAGTAGGACTATTAGTTTCCATACGTCATCTAGATCTAAAACGCTCCTCTGTGACTTCTgctaaaaattacgaatttaaaaatttgtatatacggGTTGTACAGGTTCGAACTCGCGACTTGTCGTCTACAAATCCGTCGCTCTCACACTGAGCTACACGACATCCAGCttcatattctatatatatatatatatatatatatatatataagttattgaATGTACTGTTTCAGTGAATAAACAGCAGAAGATAAATTGGGAGGCTGTTGCAACGTATCAAAATTTAGAACGAATTCCGCCGTATAAGCCTTTTCACTTTAAATCTAGCGATTATGAATTAGCGTTGGTTACTCCAACTTACAGAGGATCAGCGGTCTATGTAGTCACGCAAGTGTGTGACGACCTTACACCTAAATCATATTTTCCCAATGAAGATTTTGATACGTATCAGCATTATTATAACGAAAAACATGGATTGACTATAGACAATCTAAGGCAGTCTATGTTGGAAGTGAAGCCAATACcagtcaaaattaattatataaaaccgAGGTACGATATACAAATTGCAAAAATCGCTGTACGTcgtataatttgattaatttacataatttgcagaaaattgcCCGAAGGTCCGGTGAAGTATAAGAAAACGGATGACACAGTGGAGGATCTTCAGGAACATCTAGTTCCAGAACTATGTATGAGGATAAATTTCCCAGTTGTATATTGGTTAAAAGCTACTACGTTGCCTTCCATTCTGCACAGAATTTGCCAATTCTTAATCGCGGAAGATTTGAGAGTAACTATTGCAAGAGAGACTAAATTAGGAGCATTAACATTAAAAGAGTTGTCTCCCTTAAATATAGAAGAGGATGACGAGAAATTGAATGAAGACGACTATTGTAATGGATTAGAATTGACGGATGATATAATCGAGAAAACGCAAGATCAAACATATTCAGACTCGAACGTGCTTGATTTCGGTACgtaatatatcttattaatttttatatattatataaatatttaaaacaaattggcAGTGATATCATAATTTTCTTCCTATTATAACATTTGTATTTCTAtggtatttctttttataaacctATAATGCTGActacaaaataaattctctGAAAAATAGATAATCCTTTCTCGAGGGATCAAGAACCTCGGGATTTATATCGTGATATGGACAACATTCAAATGATCgatattcaatattataatcaatttatgtttttaaattgtaatgaaGAAGAAAGCGCTATGGTAAGCAGCTATAGTACAATATGTGTCGtgattatattatacatgtcTTTAAAATGTTAACATTTATATGTAGACAAATATGAACAAGAAGGTTGGTTGCTACATTGAGAGGTCAAAGGTATCAGTACCAATATTGAATATTCTTTCTTCTGACGAGCAGTTTTTGTCACAAGGACCTAATTCAGCGGATATTATGCATGTAAGGCCAAGCTTATTATTTTTCACGTGTCGTGCATAATGCTCCTTGTTTGATTACCTATGCACAAGCGGTTATATAAGTATCTCCATTTCACTGATATAGCAAAAAATTTGCTGCATTACATTTTATGCTTAATCAGTAAATTTGCTTTTGTAACTTGCACAGtctatcttttctctttttttttatgtacagcAGGCGCACACTCATATACAGCGTGCGATCTGTGATCCTTGatgtaaagagaaaaaaaagaaaagatgaacTATACAAGAAGTTCTGAACAGACCATAATCTATTTCTCGCAATACACACATACGTCTTACGCTTATTTCTATATTCTTTTACATActacttttattgttaattttattctgCCTTATATTCTCTTCTCTCCCGATGACTTTCGTTTCCTTCATttatcttcctctctttctctctcgcatgcgcacatgcatacatacatgtCTATCTCTTTTTCGTTTACCGTCTCCTCTATCCTCATCCCTTCTGTATTCATGCATTCATTTCCCTCGTCCATTTTGTTCTAATTGAGTGaataataattgcatttaattttagGCGCTAACCACTAAACTAGGCTCAGATATGTTCAACTTAGAACGATTGGAAACTTTGGGCGATTCTTACCTGAAGTTTATTGTATCGCTATATTTATATGACAGATTCCCAATGTATAACGAGGGTCAATTAACGGCATTGAAGGGAAAAATTATTGGTAATCGGAATCTTTATTAttgcggtaaaaaaaaaaatattcccggGCGTATAAAAAACGATGCATTCGTGCCCATGAGCAACTTTATCCCACCCGCGTTCACGGTGCTGCGCCCATTGCAAGAGATCTTGCTGAATGAATCAATAGCCCCAAATGTATTATACGAATTTGAAATACCGGAGCTGGAGAGATACACCGGATGCATAAGCGAAGATACGAGGACGATAATGCGAGAAACAGTGACGAACTGGGATAAAGGAGATAAGCAAACTGGCGTCGAACATTATCTCGGTGTACAGATTTTAGCCGATAAAACTGTGGCGGATTCAGTGGAAGCGTTAATCGGCGTTTATCTCAGAGTAAGTTTGCAATTATAACATTATCGTCTTGATTTTAGACATCAGgctgaaaattaatattataattgtgttaaatttattataagaaatgtcTTTGCATTAGAGTAACGGTATAAGAGGCGCCTCAGAGCTGCTAAAATGGTTCGGTATACTGTCAGATATCAAGATTGATAAGTTACTGGATAGCGAGCCACAGAATCCTATAATAGGCGAtggaaatttaaattatcacaTGCCATGGGCTGATAACATAGAAGCTCAGTTTGGTTATAAATTTAAGAATCGAGGATTTTTGTTACAGGTAAGGTGATCATGGTGTGAATATAttgtatacctatatatatatatatatatatatatatatatttaattattcatatgttTTACAGTTTAATTTACACACATcttcgtatacatatataaatatttacaatatataatacaaaatcacaagtatatttatttaaatcatgttATATTTCAGGCGTTCACACATCCGTCTTACACAGCTAATGGATTAACTGAGTGTTATCAAAGATTAGAGTTTCTTGGAGATGCTATTCttggtatgtataaaatatcggCATGTTTACACTCGatagaattataatacaatatcatATATAAGAAtacgatataaataaatgtatacgatataaataaaaaagtaataatgaaTAAGTAATCTTCTTGataatttcagattttttgatAACGTGTTACATTTACGAAAAATGTGGCAACTTAAGTCCTGGTGAGCTCACCGATCTAAGATCCGCTcttgttaataatataactttcgCTTGTTTGGCAGTACGATATGGTTTGCATATCGCTTTATTAGCCTACGCTCCAAAATTAGATGAAATCATCGATCGTTTTGTTAAATTTCAAGAAGATCGAGATTATGTTGTTAATGATGAGGTATGTGATACAAATTTTGTAGCAagtataataaatgatatacaccctttttcttttttctataacgTAGCTGCTATATGTGCTAATTGAAGAAGAAGAGTGCAACCTAGTAGAATATGTGGACGTTCCAAAAGTTCTTGGTGATCTATTTGAATCTTTAATTGGTGCCATTTATCTTGATAGTGGCAAAGACCTTGTAAAAATCTGGGAAATTATCTATACTCTTATGCACAAAGAAATCGGTAAGAGTTTAACAAGCGCGCGTATATCTgtgtgtaaaatgtaaaaatgatgattttagaacttataattagataaaacacaaatttgaaaaaaaatctattttaactttatacagaattttataaatcagtttctttattaaaattgtaatgtttGTTTTATAGACGAGTTTAGCAGGAGCATACCTAAACAGCCAGTAAGAGTGATATATGAACATACAGACTTACGTCCCAAGTTTCTGTAAGTATGAACACGCATGTAACGTATgttatatacacattttatatgaTCTTTCCTTCATATaagtatatacataaaaaaaacgtaCTTGGAATTgcagagaagcgacattgattaAAGGCACTGGTAGAGTTATGATACCTTTGAAAGTCACTATCGCTGGTAAAGAGAAATTCTTCCATGGATTTggtataaacaaaaaacaggCTAAATGCGCAGCCGCAAAACAAGCATTAAAAAGACTACAActtgaaaaataaagttttttttttttagagattgTTTCATATAACATGtttctttatgcatatatttataaatgttaatgttTATAGATTTATGAACTTCAAAACTGATATCATTTCATAAGTTATAAGACTGAACGTTTTAAATGTtcagattatatatatttaattcgtgcaaaatgtttataaattctataaaaataattaatctgtaaaatccatacattttttgtatgcaaaatgtataaaaaatatatagacttTACAGATTAATCTTCTATCGACTTTGAACTTTTGTAgacttaaatattaactttcttTTTACAACTATATTTAAGTTCTATtcttatacaatacatataaattgaaaaaattatattaagatttcaagttaataaattttgctttttgcACCAATCAGAGATTATCAATATGTTAAAAACATAAGATTTgtattataagaatatatttaaactatattacagattatcaatatttttatattaatattttttctactatagctatttttttctctaatttctagttgatgcatttttatatgcaaatataatttatatgcaaaTGCATTTGTTCCTATACGTCTGAGATAAAAGAAGAGATATGAATATTTctttcataataaaagttacataCTAGACACGTTAAGTTCACATTTATACCACTTTACTATTTTGTATGCATGTGATTCCATTTAAAAGAATAAGCCAATAATGTGATACAAACAGGTTCTAATTGTATGTCAATAGATGCATGCAtgtcatataaattatatatatttatcgagTGAtggaagatttaaatttatacgttttttgATGTTATAATACAATGTTATGTAATTActacatttcaaaaaagaaataaaaagataacaaaaaatACAGTTCTTAGTGTTTGCGCCACTTAATTTTCAACTTTCCTCTTTTTCAAAGAAGGTCGGTCAAAGACCTGCTTCATTCCCGCTGCTTGATGACTGTGGAATTTAACATTTTGAGCCGTTTCCGAAATCCAAGGTGAATCGAATTGTGTCGTGTCCTGATCCACCAAATGGGTGTATTTGGTTCTGCCGCTGCGTCCAAAGTTCTTTACCTGCATGACTTTCGGTAGAATTGTCTTGTCGAAATGGTCCTCTAAAGTCGCGCCGGAGAAGTCGCGTTTAAATATAGAATCGTCTTTGTCCAAGTAGAACGCGCCACGATGATAATATTTCTGGAGGAATTTATACTTTCCTTTGGCCGCCTTATTGGTAATCGTCTTGGGATTTAGTCGTGCTTCTTGCCTTCGTTCTTCTTCAGTCATGTTACGGATACGCTCGATTTCTAGACGTTCCTTCTCGAGTTGCTCCCTCTCCTCGCGATCTCGTTTTATCCTTTTAAGTTCACGCAACTTCCAAGCTTCGTACTCCACCTCGTCGTTCTCATCGTCCGTGCAAACATCATTCAATTTGCTCTCTTGTTCAATATTACCTTTATTGCCCATTTGCGTCTCCTTTCGCACCGTCTCTTCAACCATCCTCAAAGTTTGTCTCTTTCGTTCTTCGGCTGCTTTCTTGGCCTCGACTTCCGCTTGTTTTTGACGCATtgcctccttctccttctccatCACTGTGATTCTATCCTTCTTGCGAACAAACACCGGTTTCAATCGTGGTCCAGTCTCCTCCTCGGAATCCGTGTACTCCTCATATTCCGAGCTCTCCTCTGAGCTGTCGCCCGATCTGTCCTCTTCCTCACCCTGTATCAGTTCTTCCTCCGTTTCTTTCTTGGATAGTACTCGTTGCTTCAGGGCCTCTCGTCGTTTCTCTATCTCGGAATCCGATAGTTCCTCATCCTCGGACGAGTCCGAACTCTCCAATTTGATTCTCTCTCGCGTTCTTTCTAGCTCAATCTCGATGAGCTCTGGTTCGTGAATGTGTCTGTGTCTGTCCACATGCACCTCGGTCGGTGCCTCCTTCTGCTGCCGCGTTAATCTTCTCAGACGCGGATCATCCTCGTCCCTACCCCTTGTGTACGAGTGCGAACTGACGTCCGCGATGGTCTCGCTATCATCGTAGCCCTTATGCACGCGCTTTTCGAGAAAGTCCTCGTCTTCAGATTCTTCATCCGAGCTTACAGCTGCATAATCTGGCCGCTTGCCGGAAACATAACGATGTACCTTCACCTTTTTCATAGACAACTCTCCTACAAATGCAAAACGgtttttcaaaaatcttgatatgttaaaaaaaaaattttaattatgtagtATAGAAATGTTAcagaataagaataaaaatgaagCAAATGTTATTAAAGTAAGACAGAAGCAAAGGCATACacgtttcttataaaataatgcaaatatcaTTTCCCTTTGTTATAGACAAAAATTGCTTTGTATTTCCAAATATTtctctaataattattattgttacgaaCAATCTAACTGaacaaacatataatttataattctaataaatctACAACCTTTATGTGGGTATGTAATAggcattacaaaataaattctaataaaagataaaCATAAATGTATCAGGAATAAACAAAGTTACCAATTACGTTATTCTTTGTAGACGCATTTCTCTTTTGCTACAGACCGTTTAAATTGCTATTGTTTTCAATACTTcgtttttatttctcatttttattttcataaaacattaataaaacgcTAATTTTCTTGCTAAAGGTAGGAAAATCTTAATATCGCAAAAGgcaaatgaagaaataataaataaatctttgctAAACTAACCTTTATCATTCTTTACGGGCACAGCACCCGCGGTACTTTGTATTCCCATGGGTGCGGGTGCTAAAGAATTGTTCGTCACAAAATAGTCCATCATCATCTTGACACCGTGTTGAGAAACCTTTCACCGGGATAttgaaattaaagtaaaattcaatGTCACTCGCGAGTCGCGATCTCGTTTCACAACACCATTAACGGGAACACAAACGCTTCGAATTCCGCTGCGCATGAACATTGAAGACTGTAGTTAGAAGATCGTGCTGTACCGATgatcgataaaattaaaaatcaacgtTATCGATCCTATCGTTTGTGAAATCTCTTCAAGTTTCAATTAgtcaaaagaaatttattcaaaaattttttttaatgagcgCTTTGAATCGAACGCTCGAAATATATTACGCATTCTCTTCTCGctatacaatttataatcattttcaagattttttatttgagatcagtaagatttttcaaagttaaaagcgatgatatatattatatcgaCAAAAACATATTATTAGACCACAAAATGATAATGACAGCGGACGActtaat from Solenopsis invicta isolate M01_SB chromosome 7, UNIL_Sinv_3.0, whole genome shotgun sequence harbors:
- the LOC105193524 gene encoding microfibrillar-associated protein 1 — encoded protein: MMMDYFVTNNSLAPAPMGIQSTAGAVPVKNDKGELSMKKVKVHRYVSGKRPDYAAVSSDEESEDEDFLEKRVHKGYDDSETIADVSSHSYTRGRDEDDPRLRRLTRQQKEAPTEVHVDRHRHIHEPELIEIELERTRERIKLESSDSSEDEELSDSEIEKRREALKQRVLSKKETEEELIQGEEEDRSGDSSEESSEYEEYTDSEEETGPRLKPVFVRKKDRITVMEKEKEAMRQKQAEVEAKKAAEERKRQTLRMVEETVRKETQMGNKGNIEQESKLNDVCTDDENDEVEYEAWKLRELKRIKRDREEREQLEKERLEIERIRNMTEEERRQEARLNPKTITNKAAKGKYKFLQKYYHRGAFYLDKDDSIFKRDFSGATLEDHFDKTILPKVMQVKNFGRSGRTKYTHLVDQDTTQFDSPWISETAQNVKFHSHQAAGMKQVFDRPSLKKRKVEN
- the LOC105193592 gene encoding endoribonuclease dcr-1, which encodes METENETVFTPRAYQIDLFERALRNNTILYLPTGAGKTYIAIMLLKHLSGDIRKPYREGGKRTIFTVNTVALVTQHAEYICRHTGLNCKGYSGDMQVDFWKELQWSAEIEEHEVLVMTSQIFLNLLTHGYMKLDRVNLIIFDECHRAVSNHPMRQIMQQFENWPKENHPRVLAMSATLLNANIKAEKIEQTIRSLEITFHAKIATVDSSDCIQGYCTNPKEEIIKYKKHPVPEVLEKINSIVNTSIEIVKNVKLNLDLIYNESSEPMRPKSKSSKLKAILTDIATTTSHTGIYGGSKSALLHLIQLESLKKYSDDQMTDNILDYLITQVMIMRKLFDNEMKNHTELEQLYKFSSNQMHKLFKILLEYGSKSSKNKFCCIIFVKERFMTQVIYHILKILSTRDKQYSFLLPDYVLGFQNNPYKNSKEVSCIAKWNKEVLQRFKNGSINCIVSTDVVDEGIDIPTCTLIIRYDMPMDFRAYVQSKGRARHSSSSFIILVQDDDVDFLQRYYHYQKTEMHLKKILMGQSEQRTLPTQDDIIKCLYTDFEIMPYVVKRNDVVECSISEIAAINLINMYCSTLLKSKFSCLVPIWKLYEGKSGDMTLYMISLKLPNLSPLKTEVYGDYMKSIEGAKRSAAMKTCIKLHEAGALTDKLLPATDDEVTENSDFLCPNWIDEDNYLSGTYKKKREHKLEHPLAFYGAYPQPEQSLYLHVINFTSTYPVTSCDNRRIVFYNLLNDKSGFGILSTKSLPKIPSFPIFMKDGQLNVNVISDYTTIILNNDDIELLKRFHFLLFTNIISVIKSFMIFDNHNLENSFLIVPLNKQQKINWEAVATYQNLERIPPYKPFHFKSSDYELALVTPTYRGSAVYVVTQVCDDLTPKSYFPNEDFDTYQHYYNEKHGLTIDNLRQSMLEVKPIPVKINYIKPRKLPEGPVKYKKTDDTVEDLQEHLVPELCMRINFPVVYWLKATTLPSILHRICQFLIAEDLRVTIARETKLGALTLKELSPLNIEEDDEKLNEDDYCNGLELTDDIIEKTQDQTYSDSNVLDFDNPFSRDQEPRDLYRDMDNIQMIDIQYYNQFMFLNCNEEESAMTNMNKKVGCYIERSKVSVPILNILSSDEQFLSQGPNSADIMHALTTKLGSDMFNLERLETLGDSYLKFIVSLYLYDRFPMYNEGQLTALKGKIIGNRNLYYCGKKKNIPGRIKNDAFVPMSNFIPPAFTVLRPLQEILLNESIAPNVLYEFEIPELERYTGCISEDTRTIMRETVTNWDKGDKQTGVEHYLGVQILADKTVADSVEALIGVYLRSNGIRGASELLKWFGILSDIKIDKLLDSEPQNPIIGDGNLNYHMPWADNIEAQFGYKFKNRGFLLQAFTHPSYTANGLTECYQRLEFLGDAILDFLITCYIYEKCGNLSPGELTDLRSALVNNITFACLAVRYGLHIALLAYAPKLDEIIDRFVKFQEDRDYVVNDELLYVLIEEEECNLVEYVDVPKVLGDLFESLIGAIYLDSGKDLVKIWEIIYTLMHKEIDEFSRSIPKQPVRVIYEHTDLRPKFLEATLIKGTGRVMIPLKVTIAGKEKFFHGFGINKKQAKCAAAKQALKRLQLEK